The nucleotide window TTTCACACCCATATCTACTTTCATGGCGTTGAGAGCTTGGGGGGCGACCGAGGGTGATGACAGCGACGCCATTTGGGTGGATGCTGCCATTGACGAACGCGTCAGCGGAGGCCAGATCCCGAAGGTGCGAAGAAGGAGAAGGGATTTGTAGGGTTTGTAAAGAGAGAGCTTCCAATTTGGGTTAAGGAGGAAGAAAGCGGACGACGATTTGCTCATAATTTGGGTCGCTCCTCGCAATAAGCTTCCCATTACTTCCGTTTGAGAGTGACTGTTTCAgattagaaagagagagagatatttttggTGCTTCTGTACCAGACTACCCTTGAAATCGAAAAATGAAAGAGGCGTTTGATGAACTGATTGTGATCTAACTCAAACATGTGATGATGACGATGCATCACCTCCTTGATTGTTGATAAGATCCAAATCTGTAGGCCCTTAATCAACATCCAAATGGGGGTGGTTTTTTGTTGTTTCAGCTGCAGAGAGATCTGGAAATTGTAGTCGGCGCGCTTGCGCTAGTCGATGAGGATTTGGTAGGCCTCAGAGACCTGCTTGAATCTGACGGTGGCTCTGTCTCTCTCCACCTTGGGGGAGGCGGAGTGCTTGTCTGGGTGCAGCTTCACCGCCAGCTTCCTGAAACCCGGCCTGTCTCAGGTTAACTTTGTCTTCCGCCACCTGGAACCCGGCCTTGATCAGGTCCTTAGCGTTGGTGCTGTCACCCGCCACCTTCTCGAGGCTGCTCTGGCAAGTTTCTTTATAGGTTGTGGGCTGGCATATGGTCTCGATGGTttctttgtatcgcacttggcATAGGGTTCATTACTTTTGCCAATCTTTGAAGAATCGTTGACCGTCTGATCTGACAAGAAACCCATCAATTTGGATTTCCAATCATACAAAAATCGAACGGATTACGATGCATGCAGAGAATCTGAAAGCTTTTATTTTGGGGCGAAAGGGATCGGAGATTTCCAGGAGATTGAATCAGGGCCGTGGATGGTGGATCTGATgattgattctttttttttggagcttttggttttgtgtttttacatattttgcgatggaggtgaaaaaaatgaaagagaaccgacatagttttttgtgtcgattcccacagacggcgccaaatgttgatgcacaaaaccggaggggtcttggaacaacgtaaatctgaccgtgaatctgcaagaaagtaaataacacaagatgtatcgtggttcactccaatgtttgggctacgtccacactgatattatatttctgagggagagagagctttgaatatgagagtgggagctttgagagagcttagagcttaggggatgtgaggaggcCTTAGAATTGACCTCCgagggtgagagtgaggctccccttaattgtgagggtgagaggtccttttatagaataagggctcatcacttacTACATATTTgtccattcctttattacataattacatttaagtctcccCGAGTATtgatacgagatctaaatacggaagccctaagtatggtataaacatactCTAACTAATTCTGaaaccttttgtgataaaatctcaTACTTATTGAACTGTGTATATCAATGTTGTTAAAAATGAACTTTTGACCTATTTCTCTCTCTGATAATTTGATAATTTGACGTGAGGTCATGCCAAAATTGACCAACTTTTATGTGTGAATTCAACAAAACAATCCTCCTTTTGCAGCCCTGCTTTGCCATTGCATCTGATTGGTATTTGACTAGGCATGcacttgcactatccaatcggCTTTgcattatatttttaatataaaaaaatgatatttacACAGTGTACATGACCAATTTTAGCTTTTCTTTGAGGAATACCACATCCTTCAACAAAGACGTGCGGCCACCCAAAAAAGGACGTTGAAAAATTTCACTCGACCTTTTCCACCTCCACGATTGTTGTACCATTGGTTTTTCTTTGGTGCTTCTTTTGGTATGATAATTGTCTCCAATTCTTTTCTTGGCATGCTTTTAGGGGGCTTTTGCTTGAGCAGACTAGAACTAGATTCAACTATTTAACATCAGTCTTTGAGTCTCAGCATAAACCAAACACGATAATATTAACAACATGATAAGTTGAGATTATCCCTTCTCCATATGGGCAAATTTGATGTATCAACGTGCTGTTAAAATATAATTGTTTAGAGAAACTCAAttattttaaggaaaattttatttaaactcatctaacctATTTTTACACCctataaacccaattcaatatgtggatttatttttacacccattgGACTTCAGTGATTGTCGGTCTTTGTCCCTGTTATGCTCTGCTCTGCGAAGCTAATAACTTTCCTCTGCAAACAGCTAGCCAGCCTTGGTTTTTGGGGCAATGGCTGGGTAAAGTATCAATGTGTCATCATGATTTGCTTGTACTAGGCTTGTTTGTTGAGGGTGCAATTTCCGTAATGCttgcattattaaaaaaacaaaaattaagctTTCATAAGATCAAAAATTAAGCTTTCATAAGATCTGTAATGCAGATTCATTCTGTTGCATTGcacaaggaaatcagatatgtATTGATTGGAACTGGAATATTTGGTAGCAATTCCCCAAGTAAAAGGGCAATTATGCCCTGTTAGGCACTACTCAAATATTTGGTAGCAATGAAAATCGCTTGAGTCTAGATAATGTTCAATATGTATCTAGATGCATAATTTGTGTTCGTTCAATATGTAACGAGGAAACATGATTACGGTAACAAGGAAACACGACACTATAAACATGAATTTTGCTTGAGTCTAGATAAAGTAACTGGTCTATAttcaatatgtatatatagatgCAGAATTTGTATTTGTGCTGGAGTCTAGATAAACTGTATTTTTTGCCTCAATCAGACTGGGCGTTAGCCGAGCAAGATAATGCAAAGGAATCATGGTTTTCGCTTCAAGATGCTTctatttgttgaaaaaaattatagTAAAGTAACTTCTACactctaaaaaattaaaatcaaacgaacgaaaaattcataaattgagtcataccttggttggaggattcaaaacttcaaaatcaccatccatcaataaaataaacttatttttctctataagaggtattagggttttagccaTAATGAACGTAGAGTAAACAAAGAGTGATCGTAGGGTTTAATTACAGTGTttgagtttattgataaatttgagttttattattaatttcattttgtacttaatagtaattatgcaatagggtaaaatagacaattaatatttaaaatttaaattggatgtaaaaaaaagttaaatgagtataaataaaatttcccttatcCTAATAACTATTTAGTTTCCACTTTGATGATCGAATGACGTTCTCAGTTCAAGGATGGCATTCCCAAAGTAATCACCCAATTTTGTATACCTCTTTCTctttggcggagatccgactcTAGTCATTTTTAAGGCTAAAAAAACCGAAAGATCcgaatccgaccaaagaaaacCGTAACCCTAACCGATAAAAATGAACCGAATGTTCCGAAAACCAAAATACCGAACCGACCGAATTTTTTGGTCAATTTTGACCTATTGCCAAACCAACCGAAATTTTAGTcacttttggtttatttttccttctaacggttcggtttggtttttggtaTGGGGTTTTTAGTTTGGAAACCGAACTGAAACCAGCCCTAGTGCTTTTCGGTTGAGTGCGACAATTTTGGGTTTATCTTTTGAAGTTACACCCGTAATCTCcacttaaaacataaattaaatttGGGGATGCATTATCTCGACGTGAATTGTATGCTTTGATACtatgaaaaaattaaagcatcCAACTTAAAAGTCATTGGCAACTTGAAGAATCTGCATGAAAGCATTACATACTGTAGTCAACGCTTTACATTCATAATGTGAGATAACTCTCAAGAGATCACAATTAGGGTTTTTCATGTACTATTGACTATTAGAGCAAAGGAACTTGTTTCATTATCAGAAATGTGTGTGGGTTTAGTGATAAACTGCCAAGTACATAATGAAATTATACTATTTGGGTTACATGTTCAAAGCATACAAATTGGTGGGAGTTATCCGCGGAAAAATAATTGAGTGGGGGGTGATGTTTTTTCACACTTACACCAGCTCAGAACATATGGAAGGATAATACAAGGAAGGAAGCAGATAGTGCTAGCATGATGGAGTGAGTAGCTGATATGTGACCTCTGCTGCTCTTCTGATCAGATTTCGGGGCCTCAGCGGGACATGCGAGACCTTCTTTCCCTTCGCGGCATTGAGATGCAAACAGACCGGGAGGATACTTCCCGTAGATGTTTATGTAGCTGAACATGGTTGAAGCACAGTCATTTTTCAAGTCATtgatttcttctgtaaaagGACAGGCAAAATCCTTCAAAGCATCACAGCAGCTCTTTGCTGGGTAGTTTGGTCCTTTGCACTTGCTTGTTATGATTGTGTAGTTCTGGTTCTCAAAATTCACAGGACAATCTGCAGATAACCCAGCCGGAAAAGAAACTTATACAATGCAGATGAAACATATATACCACAAGCTAGCTAAAGACGCCGAATCAAAtgtacattttaatttttttgctcTAATTGTATTTCCTTTCCGTTTTGGGATGAATTCTCGTGTATATTTTGGTTATGAACTCGTTATCTTGATTCAGAGACAAATAATACTATGAATACAtagaaaattgaattttttttttttgttatttttgttatgAAGGTGTTTGTTGAACGAAATGACCAAATTAGAACATTCAACTCAAAACTAATACGCAATCAGTCAAGAAGCATTCTACATTATATATTGTAAGCCGTAACACATTTCCAGCACATTGAATTGATGGCCAAGaacaaattaattatttaaaaattagaagaaaaattatggaaacataaatt belongs to Malus sylvestris chromosome 17, drMalSylv7.2, whole genome shotgun sequence and includes:
- the LOC126611480 gene encoding GPI-anchored protein LLG1-like; this translates as MASLSHPVFFLFFFLVLGFASSATFISYDILQPGGSSTGGRALLQAKKNCPVNFENQNYTIITSKCKGPNYPAKSCCDALKDFACPFTEEINDLKNDCASTMFSYINIYGKYPPGLFASQCREGKEGLACPAEAPKSDQKSSRGHISATHSIMLALSASFLVLSFHMF